A window of Pedococcus aerophilus contains these coding sequences:
- a CDS encoding SDR family NAD(P)-dependent oxidoreductase, which translates to MVTSLSGALDWAMDKSLVLGYTRLGPRLRRSWWPADPRPACLAGRHVLVTGASGGLGLATAEQLAALGATVHLLGRKASRLEKARADLLAAEPSARVEVAECDLSDLDAVREFCADFSARVPHLHALVHNAGVLPPERSTSAQGHELTLATHVLGPHLMTALLADSLEGGRVVVVSSGGAYGQKLVVDDIEYTEGDYSGVTAYARTKRMQLVITEQWAERLRGRVSVHSMHPGWANTPGVTDSLPGFDKVMGPLLRTPAEGADTVSWLVATDDPIGTGGFWHDRRRRPTHYAPVRIETPPERQRFWEFVTDATGETFA; encoded by the coding sequence ATGGTCACGTCACTCAGTGGTGCCCTCGACTGGGCGATGGACAAGTCCCTGGTCCTCGGCTACACCCGCCTCGGTCCCCGCCTGCGCCGGTCGTGGTGGCCCGCGGACCCGCGCCCCGCCTGCCTCGCCGGGCGCCACGTCCTGGTGACCGGTGCGAGCGGCGGTCTCGGCCTGGCCACCGCGGAGCAGCTGGCAGCCCTCGGGGCGACCGTGCACCTGTTGGGGCGCAAGGCGTCCCGTCTGGAGAAGGCGCGCGCCGACCTGCTGGCCGCGGAGCCGTCGGCCCGGGTCGAGGTCGCCGAGTGCGACCTCAGCGACCTCGACGCGGTGCGGGAGTTCTGCGCCGACTTCTCGGCCCGCGTGCCGCACCTGCACGCCCTCGTCCACAACGCCGGTGTGCTGCCGCCCGAGCGCAGCACGTCTGCCCAGGGGCACGAGCTGACCCTGGCCACGCACGTCCTCGGGCCGCACCTCATGACCGCCCTGCTCGCCGACAGCCTCGAGGGTGGCCGCGTCGTCGTCGTGTCCTCCGGCGGCGCGTACGGGCAGAAGCTCGTCGTCGACGACATCGAGTACACCGAAGGCGACTACTCCGGTGTCACCGCCTACGCACGCACCAAGCGGATGCAGCTGGTCATCACCGAGCAGTGGGCCGAGCGCCTGCGGGGCCGGGTCTCCGTTCACAGCATGCACCCGGGGTGGGCCAACACCCCCGGCGTCACCGACTCGCTCCCCGGTTTCGACAAGGTCATGGGTCCGTTGCTGCGCACCCCGGCAGAGGGCGCCGACACGGTGAGCTGGCTCGTGGCGACTGACGACCCGATCGGCACCGGCGGGTTCTGGCACGACCGTCGGCGGCGCCCGACGCACTACGCCCCGGTCCGGATCGAGACGCCGCCCGAGCGCCAGCGCTTCTGGGAGTTCGTCACCGACGCCACCGGCGAGACCTTCGCCTGA
- a CDS encoding nucleoside triphosphate pyrophosphohydrolase, with amino-acid sequence MPEMRHRKLVRDRIPTIIRSRGEKARTTVLAPAEFTPALLDKLVEESVELRMAPTREQLDELADVWEVLTTVVTDLGFTMDEVEQAATFKRVVRGGFSERVWLESTSSDQAVKN; translated from the coding sequence ATGCCCGAGATGCGACACCGAAAGCTCGTCCGAGACCGGATCCCCACCATCATCCGCTCCAGGGGCGAGAAGGCCAGGACCACGGTGCTCGCGCCGGCGGAGTTCACCCCCGCGCTGCTCGACAAGCTCGTCGAGGAGAGCGTCGAGCTGCGGATGGCCCCGACCCGCGAGCAGCTCGACGAGCTCGCCGACGTCTGGGAGGTGCTGACGACCGTCGTGACCGACCTCGGCTTCACCATGGACGAGGTCGAGCAGGCCGCCACATTCAAGCGCGTCGTCCGCGGCGGGTTCTCCGAGCGGGTGTGGCTCGAGTCCACCTCCAGCGACCAAGCGGTCAAGAACTGA
- a CDS encoding DinB family protein — protein sequence MTTTPEPTSPDAAPATGERADLVQALRRHRDFLRFAVRDLTDDQARQRTTVSELTLGGLVKHVADTEAQWATFMQEGAGTAPDIDWESIDWSNPPAEVAAYADSHRLRDDETLAGQLERYDEIAQHTDELVRTLDLDAAYDLPKAPWFEPGAQWSVRRAVLHLLAETSQHAGHADIIRESLDGQKTMG from the coding sequence ATGACCACCACACCTGAGCCCACCAGTCCCGACGCAGCGCCCGCCACCGGTGAGCGCGCCGACCTCGTGCAGGCCCTGCGCCGACACCGAGACTTCCTGCGGTTCGCCGTCCGCGACCTCACCGACGACCAGGCGCGCCAGCGCACCACGGTCAGCGAGCTCACCCTCGGCGGGCTCGTCAAGCACGTGGCCGACACCGAGGCGCAGTGGGCGACCTTCATGCAGGAGGGCGCCGGGACGGCACCGGACATCGACTGGGAGTCGATCGACTGGAGCAACCCGCCCGCCGAGGTCGCCGCCTACGCCGACTCGCACCGCCTCAGGGACGACGAGACACTCGCTGGGCAGCTGGAGCGCTACGACGAGATCGCCCAGCACACCGACGAGCTCGTGCGGACCCTCGACCTCGACGCGGCGTACGACCTGCCGAAGGCGCCGTGGTTCGAGCCCGGCGCCCAGTGGTCGGTCCGTCGCGCCGTCCTGCACCTGCTCGCCGAGACCTCGCAGCACGCCGGCCACGCCGACATCATCCGCGAGTCCCTCGACGGCCAGAAGACGATGGGCTGA